In Variovorax paradoxus, a single genomic region encodes these proteins:
- the lpxA gene encoding acyl-ACP--UDP-N-acetylglucosamine O-acyltransferase, with the protein MTQVHSTAIVDPQAELDASVSVGPYTVIGPHVRIAAGTTVGAHCVIEGRTTIGRDNRIFQFSSLGAVPQDKKYAGEPTELVIGDRNVIREFCTFNLGVPGAGGVTRVGSDNWIMAYTHIAHDCRVDNHTTLSNNTTLAGHVHLADWVTIGGLTGIHQFVSVGAHAMVGFASAISQDVPPFMLVDGNPLAVRGFNIVGLRRRDFSAQRLAAVKQMHRLLYRQGKTLEEARTDIAALATEMPEAAGDVALMESFLANSTRGIAR; encoded by the coding sequence ATGACCCAGGTTCATTCGACAGCAATCGTCGACCCCCAGGCAGAACTCGACGCCTCGGTGTCGGTCGGGCCCTATACCGTGATCGGCCCGCACGTGCGGATCGCCGCGGGCACCACCGTCGGCGCGCATTGCGTGATCGAAGGGCGCACCACCATCGGGCGCGACAACAGGATCTTCCAGTTCTCGTCCCTCGGCGCCGTGCCGCAGGACAAGAAGTACGCCGGGGAGCCGACCGAACTCGTCATCGGCGACCGCAACGTCATTCGCGAGTTCTGCACCTTCAACCTCGGCGTGCCGGGGGCGGGCGGCGTGACGCGCGTGGGCAGCGACAACTGGATCATGGCGTACACGCACATCGCGCACGACTGTCGTGTCGACAACCACACCACGCTGTCCAACAACACCACGCTGGCCGGCCACGTGCATCTGGCCGACTGGGTGACGATCGGTGGGCTCACGGGCATTCACCAGTTCGTCTCGGTCGGCGCCCATGCCATGGTCGGCTTTGCGAGCGCCATATCGCAAGACGTGCCGCCCTTCATGCTGGTCGACGGCAATCCGTTGGCGGTGCGCGGCTTCAACATCGTCGGCCTGCGTCGGCGCGACTTTTCCGCCCAGCGGCTCGCGGCGGTGAAGCAGATGCACCGGCTGCTGTACCGCCAGGGCAAGACGCTCGAGGAAGCGCGCACGGACATTGCCGCGCTTGCCACGGAAATGCCGGAAGCGGCGGGCGACGTCGCGTTGATGGAATCCTTCCTGGCCAACTCGACGCGCGGCATCGCGCGCTGA